From Chryseobacterium salivictor, a single genomic window includes:
- the ligA gene encoding NAD-dependent DNA ligase LigA yields the protein MPENIQQKIEELRAELHQHNYNYYILDEATISDFEFDLKLKELQELEKAHPEFYDPNSPTLRVGGEITKNFPTIQHQFRMYSLDNSYDFDDLEDWEKRIIKTIDEPVEFVAELKYDGASISILYENGKLKQAVTRGDGFQGDEITANVKTISDIPLTLKGDFPRQFFMRGEIYLTRKNFDKINLRREEEGLDLFMNPRNTASGSLKMQDSAEVSKRKLSAVLYQFISSEIPAATHWELLQNARKWGFNVSEQARLCKNLDEIKDFINYWDQHRHELPFEIDGIVLKVNSIQQQSKLGFTAKSPRWAMAYKFKAEKVETELQSVTYQVGRTGAITPVANLKPVLLAGTIVKRASLHNEDIIKKLGLHEHDFVYVEKGGEIIPKIVGINLEKRNPENKEIQYITHCPECGTELVRIEDQAIHFCPNDLHCPPQVIGRMIHYVSRKALNIDNLGAETIEQLYRAKLVENPADFYVLTKEQILPLERMAEKSAQNIIDGIEKSKEIPFEKVLFGIGIKHVGETVAKKLAKNFDSIDALKNATVEELMQVEDIGGKIAESIVNFFNDPENILMIERLKSYGVQLEKGENSNEVLSTVLENKTFLFTGKLSLFTREAAEEMVEKHGGKNISAVSKNLNYLVVGEKAGSKLKKAQDIGTIEILDEQEFLDLIK from the coding sequence ATGCCCGAAAACATTCAGCAAAAAATAGAAGAACTGCGTGCGGAACTTCATCAGCATAATTATAATTACTACATTTTAGATGAAGCTACCATTTCAGATTTCGAATTTGATTTGAAGCTGAAAGAACTTCAGGAGTTGGAAAAAGCACATCCAGAATTTTACGATCCCAACTCTCCTACCTTGCGTGTTGGTGGTGAAATCACTAAAAATTTTCCAACGATTCAACATCAATTCAGAATGTATTCTTTGGATAATTCTTATGATTTCGATGATTTGGAAGACTGGGAAAAACGCATCATCAAAACCATTGATGAACCCGTAGAATTTGTAGCTGAACTGAAATATGACGGCGCTTCAATTTCTATTTTATACGAAAATGGAAAACTGAAACAGGCGGTCACCCGTGGCGATGGTTTTCAGGGCGACGAAATCACAGCAAATGTGAAAACGATTTCAGATATTCCTTTAACACTGAAAGGCGACTTTCCCCGTCAGTTTTTTATGCGTGGTGAAATTTATCTGACCCGAAAAAACTTTGATAAAATAAATCTCCGCCGCGAAGAAGAAGGTTTGGACTTATTTATGAATCCAAGAAATACGGCGTCAGGCAGTTTGAAAATGCAGGATTCGGCAGAAGTGAGCAAGCGTAAACTTTCAGCCGTTCTTTATCAGTTTATCTCTTCTGAAATTCCGGCAGCAACACATTGGGAACTCTTGCAAAATGCTAGAAAATGGGGTTTCAACGTTTCTGAGCAGGCAAGATTATGTAAGAATTTAGATGAAATCAAAGACTTCATTAATTATTGGGATCAGCACCGGCATGAACTTCCTTTTGAAATTGATGGAATTGTTTTAAAAGTAAATTCAATTCAGCAGCAGTCAAAATTGGGTTTCACCGCCAAATCGCCGCGTTGGGCTATGGCTTACAAATTCAAAGCTGAAAAGGTGGAAACCGAATTACAATCCGTGACTTATCAGGTTGGAAGAACCGGTGCTATCACGCCTGTTGCGAATCTGAAACCTGTGTTATTGGCTGGAACCATCGTCAAAAGAGCCAGTTTACACAATGAAGATATTATAAAAAAACTCGGTTTGCATGAACATGATTTTGTTTATGTTGAAAAAGGCGGTGAAATTATTCCAAAAATTGTAGGAATTAATTTAGAAAAAAGAAATCCCGAAAACAAAGAAATCCAATACATCACGCACTGTCCCGAATGCGGAACGGAATTGGTGAGAATTGAAGATCAGGCGATTCATTTCTGTCCGAATGATTTGCACTGTCCGCCACAGGTTATCGGGAGAATGATTCATTACGTTTCCCGAAAAGCTTTAAATATTGATAATTTAGGAGCAGAAACCATCGAACAGCTGTACCGCGCAAAACTCGTTGAAAATCCCGCAGACTTCTATGTTTTAACAAAAGAACAAATTCTTCCGTTGGAAAGAATGGCCGAAAAATCAGCGCAGAATATTATTGACGGAATTGAAAAATCAAAAGAAATTCCATTTGAAAAAGTACTGTTCGGAATCGGAATTAAACATGTCGGAGAAACAGTTGCCAAGAAACTGGCAAAAAATTTCGACTCCATCGATGCCTTGAAAAATGCGACTGTAGAAGAACTGATGCAGGTAGAAGATATCGGCGGAAAAATTGCGGAAAGTATTGTGAATTTCTTTAATGATCCTGAAAATATTTTAATGATTGAACGGCTGAAATCTTACGGCGTTCAATTGGAAAAAGGAGAAAACTCCAATGAAGTTTTAAGCACTGTTCTGGAAAACAAAACCTTCCTTTTCACGGGGAAACTTTCTTTATTTACGAGAGAAGCTGCCGAAGAAATGGTCGAAAAACACGGCGGCAAAAATATCTCGGCGGTTTCTAAAAATCTGAATTATCTGGTTGTGGGCGAAAAGGCCGGAAGTAAACTGAAAAAAGCCCAGGACATCGGAACAATCGAGATTCTGGATGAACAGGAATTCCTGGACCTGATCAAGTAA
- a CDS encoding alpha-ketoacid dehydrogenase subunit alpha/beta, which yields MEIDTKQKVSQEILLKAFRHMMIAKATADVYEENRNICKYVHSTSRGHEAIQLATAYQLTKEDWVSPYYRDESLLLGIGFEPYQLMLQLLAKSDDPFSGGRSYYSHPSSREENLPKIIHQSSATGMQAIPTTGVAQGIKYIQEFNLKTYEQNPVVVCSFGDNSITEGEVSEAFQFAALHQLPIIFLVQDNEWGISVTKEEARTSDAYDFAAGFVGLNRMKVDGTDFEASFEAMKKAVDFVRTERKPMLVCASTVLIGHHTSGVRREFYRDEKDLEKHRAKDPGSLLRKRLLEEGSDEDLLKQIEKKARLEVEQAFQKAVEAEDPKPETVENHVFAPTSVTEEVGEREPQGQEKIVMVDAAIHAIQEIMWKHPEALLYGQDVGERIGGVFRETVTLGKKFGNKRVFNTPIQEAYIIGSTVGMSAVGLKPIVEVQFADYIYPGINQLITEVSKSCYLSNGKFPVSNIIRVPIGAYGGGGPYHSGSVESILCNIKGIKVAYPSNAADFKGLLKAAFYDPNPVLMLEHKGLYWSKVPGTEEAKTIEPAEDYILPLGKGNVILEADKNETEKGRTMLIVTYGMGVYWAKEAAKTFAGKVEIIDLRTLIPLDEKLVFERTKLHGKCLVLTEEQLNNSFAEAFAHRISKECFRYLDAPVEAMGSLNLPAVPINLVLEKEMLPNAEKLANKIGEMLNY from the coding sequence ATGGAAATTGATACAAAACAAAAAGTTTCTCAAGAGATTTTACTGAAAGCATTCAGGCACATGATGATTGCCAAAGCAACTGCAGATGTTTACGAAGAAAACAGGAATATTTGCAAATATGTACACTCTACTTCCCGCGGTCACGAGGCCATTCAGCTTGCTACTGCTTATCAACTCACCAAAGAAGACTGGGTTTCGCCCTATTATCGCGACGAAAGTTTGCTTTTAGGAATAGGTTTTGAACCTTATCAATTGATGTTGCAGTTATTGGCAAAATCCGACGATCCATTTTCTGGCGGACGCTCTTATTATTCGCATCCATCGAGTCGGGAAGAAAACCTTCCGAAAATCATTCATCAAAGTTCCGCAACAGGAATGCAGGCAATTCCTACCACAGGAGTTGCGCAGGGAATCAAATATATTCAGGAATTCAATTTAAAAACATACGAACAAAACCCTGTTGTGGTTTGCAGTTTTGGTGACAACTCAATCACAGAAGGCGAAGTTTCAGAAGCTTTTCAGTTTGCCGCGCTTCATCAATTGCCGATTATTTTCCTGGTTCAGGATAATGAATGGGGAATTTCGGTAACCAAAGAAGAAGCCCGAACTTCCGATGCGTATGATTTCGCAGCAGGATTTGTAGGTTTAAATAGAATGAAAGTCGACGGAACCGATTTCGAAGCAAGTTTCGAAGCCATGAAAAAAGCCGTCGATTTTGTGAGAACAGAAAGAAAACCGATGTTGGTTTGTGCCAGTACGGTTCTCATCGGTCATCACACTTCCGGCGTTCGCAGGGAATTTTACCGTGACGAAAAAGATTTAGAAAAACACCGCGCAAAAGATCCGGGAAGCCTTTTGAGAAAACGTTTATTGGAAGAAGGAAGCGATGAAGATCTTTTAAAACAGATAGAAAAGAAAGCCAGATTAGAAGTCGAGCAGGCTTTTCAAAAAGCAGTCGAAGCGGAAGATCCAAAACCTGAAACCGTAGAAAACCACGTCTTCGCTCCTACTTCAGTTACCGAAGAAGTGGGCGAAAGAGAACCACAAGGTCAGGAAAAAATTGTAATGGTCGATGCAGCCATTCACGCCATTCAGGAAATCATGTGGAAACATCCCGAGGCTTTATTATATGGACAGGATGTTGGTGAAAGAATTGGCGGCGTATTCCGCGAAACAGTGACTTTAGGTAAAAAATTCGGAAACAAAAGAGTGTTTAATACGCCAATTCAGGAAGCTTATATTATAGGTTCTACGGTCGGAATGAGCGCGGTTGGTTTGAAACCGATTGTGGAAGTTCAGTTCGCTGATTATATTTATCCAGGAATCAATCAGTTGATTACCGAAGTTTCGAAATCGTGTTATTTAAGCAACGGGAAATTCCCCGTGAGCAATATCATTCGCGTTCCGATCGGTGCTTACGGTGGTGGCGGACCTTATCATAGCGGAAGCGTCGAAAGTATTTTATGCAATATTAAGGGAATTAAAGTGGCTTATCCGAGCAACGCAGCCGATTTCAAAGGATTGTTAAAAGCGGCGTTCTATGATCCAAATCCTGTCCTAATGCTGGAACACAAAGGGTTGTACTGGAGTAAAGTTCCCGGAACCGAAGAGGCGAAAACAATCGAGCCTGCGGAAGATTATATTTTACCTCTCGGAAAAGGAAATGTTATTTTAGAAGCTGATAAAAATGAAACTGAAAAAGGAAGAACCATGCTCATCGTCACCTACGGAATGGGCGTTTATTGGGCAAAAGAAGCCGCAAAGACTTTTGCAGGAAAAGTCGAAATTATCGACTTACGAACTTTAATTCCTTTGGATGAAAAACTGGTTTTTGAACGCACAAAACTGCACGGAAAATGTCTGGTTTTAACGGAAGAACAACTCAATAATTCTTTTGCAGAAGCATTTGCACACCGAATTTCAAAGGAATGTTTCCGATATTTAGATGCTCCGGTTGAAGCGATGGGGTCTTTGAATTTACCGGCTGTTCCTATTAATTTGGTTTTGGAAAAAGAAATGCTTCCAAATGCGGAGAAACTGGCTAACAAAATTGGAGAAATGCTGAATTATTAA
- the cax gene encoding calcium/proton exchanger, with amino-acid sequence MQKKDILLMSGAFLVAAATGFGTHVGFNAVLLFVLSAVSLVLVAMIVGKATEQLGSRMGPASTGVLQSALGNLPELFVCIFALRAGLVTVVKAALIGSILGNSVLVFGLAILFGGLKNGRQYFHSEPPKMNAILMILAFAAMAVPTLTFYFHTPAESHINMLDIIVSVVLLIVFGAFLSFSIKGDTSVIPNDDTEKHEANWSMPVTLIVLAAAGIGAAFVSDWFVEALKPAMDSLGINDVFAGLIVVAIAGNAIENLVGIQLALKNKADYAVSVIMNSSLQIALVVYPLLILISFFLGGAILSFVLSPLLLAALALSVLVSAFIVFDGESIWLEGVALIGLYIIIAAAFWWG; translated from the coding sequence ATGCAGAAAAAAGATATTTTATTAATGAGTGGTGCTTTTTTGGTTGCTGCTGCGACGGGTTTTGGGACTCACGTGGGATTTAATGCTGTGCTGTTATTTGTATTGTCAGCAGTATCGTTGGTTCTGGTAGCGATGATTGTTGGAAAAGCTACGGAACAGCTTGGAAGCCGAATGGGACCTGCTTCGACGGGAGTTTTGCAATCTGCTTTAGGAAATTTACCAGAACTTTTTGTGTGTATTTTTGCTTTACGCGCAGGATTGGTTACGGTTGTGAAAGCAGCATTAATCGGCTCAATTCTGGGAAATTCGGTATTGGTATTCGGACTGGCGATTTTGTTTGGAGGTTTGAAAAATGGGCGGCAATATTTTCATTCAGAACCTCCAAAAATGAATGCTATTCTCATGATTTTGGCGTTTGCTGCGATGGCGGTTCCTACATTAACTTTTTATTTTCATACGCCGGCCGAAAGTCATATCAACATGCTGGATATCATTGTCTCGGTAGTTTTGCTGATTGTTTTTGGGGCTTTTTTGAGTTTTTCTATAAAAGGTGACACATCTGTAATTCCCAATGATGACACGGAAAAGCACGAAGCAAACTGGTCGATGCCCGTTACTTTAATTGTTTTGGCTGCTGCCGGAATTGGTGCTGCATTTGTATCGGATTGGTTTGTGGAGGCGCTGAAACCAGCGATGGATTCTTTAGGAATCAATGATGTTTTTGCTGGTTTAATCGTGGTTGCCATCGCCGGAAATGCCATTGAAAATTTGGTGGGAATTCAATTGGCTTTAAAAAATAAAGCAGATTACGCGGTGAGTGTGATTATGAATTCTTCGCTTCAAATTGCGCTGGTTGTTTATCCGCTGCTGATTTTAATTTCTTTCTTTTTGGGAGGCGCAATTTTGTCGTTCGTCCTGAGCCCGCTTTTGTTGGCTGCTTTGGCGCTTTCCGTTTTGGTAAGTGCGTTCATCGTATTTGATGGTGAAAGTATTTGGCTGGAAGGCGTTGCCTTAATTGGCCTTTATATTATTATTGCAGCGGCTTTCTGGTGGGGATAA